One Watersipora subatra chromosome 4, tzWatSuba1.1, whole genome shotgun sequence genomic window carries:
- the LOC137395168 gene encoding ADP-ribosylation factor-like protein 16, translated as MLLLVGPSGSGKTRFSKQLQEYLSTGHVVCEADLQPTVPTVGTNMTTLHFSRKDTVEMRELGGSMAPIWKKYYKESNAIIFLANKNGSLQLSACFILLMDMLTREELKEVPFLIVWNKIDCENCMTDGFIKNILDLELIAKHAKQSIQTLNCSSITGKGLADIAGWIQQVTFS; from the exons ATGCTTCTATTAGTTGGGCCCAGTGGGTCAGGAAAAACGCGCTTTTCTAAACAGCTGCAAG aATACTTGTCTACCGGGCATGTAGTTTGTGAAGCTGACCTGCAACCGACTGTTCCAACG GTAGGAACGAACATGACAACGCTTCACTTTTCAAGAAAAGATACAGTGGAAATGCGAGAACTTGGTGGAAGCATGGCTCCAATATGGAAGAAATACTATAAAGAATCAAACGCCATCATA TTTCTTGCTAACAAGAATGGTTCTCTCCAACTCTCTGCATGCTTTATCCTTCTCATGGATATGCTGACTAGGGAGGAATTGAAGGAAGTTCCTTTCCTAATTGTTTGGAATAAAAT AGATTGTGAGAACTGCATGACAGATGGCTTCATAAAGAACATTCTAGATCTGGAGCTGATTGCAAAACACGCTAAGCAAAGTATACAGACACTCAACTGCAGCAGTATCACTGGTAAAGGATTAGCTGACATAGCTGGGTGGATACAGCAAGTGACTTTTTCGTGA
- the LOC137392956 gene encoding trophinin-like: MEFTCRFGGTSSGFGGTSSGFGGTSSRFGGTSSRFGGTSSRFSGTSSKFGGTSSRFGGTSNRFGGTSSGFSVTSNRFGGTSIRFGGTSSGFGGTSSRFGGTSNRFGGTSSRFGDTSSGFSGTSSGFGGTSSRFGDTSSKFGGTSSGFGGTSSGFGDTSSKFGGTSSGFGGTFSGFGDTSSKFGGTSSGFGGTSSSFGCTSSGFGGTSSGFGSTSSGFGGTSSGFGGTSSGFGGTSSRFGGTSNRFGGTSSGFGGTSSGFGGTSSGFGGTSSGFGGTSSRLGGTSSRFGGTSSRFGGTSSGFGGTFSGFGDTSSKFGGTSSGFGGTSSSFGCTSSGFGGTSSGFRSTYSGFGGTSSGFGGTSSGFGGTSSGFGGTSSGFGGTSSGFGDTSSGLSGTSSGFGGTSSGFGDTSSGLSGTSSGFGGTSSEFSGTFTFRHSFTNWVISNKCVISEKYFASNKSILDMI, encoded by the exons ATGGAGTTTACATG CAGGTTCGGTGGCACTTCTAGCGGGTTCGGTGGAACTTCTAGCGGGTTCGGTGGAACTTCTAGCAGGTTCGGTGGCACTTCTAGCAGGTTCGGTGGCACTTCTAGCAGGTTCAGTGGCACTTCTAGCAAGTTCGGTGGCACTTCTAGCAGGTTCGGTGGCACTTCTAACAGATTCGGTGGCACTTCTAGCGGGTTCAGTGTCACTTCTAACAGATTCGGTGGCACTTCTATCAGGTTCGGTGGCACTTCTAGCGGGTTCGGTGGCACTTCTAGCAGGTTCGGTGGCACTTCTAACAGATTCGGTGGCACTTCTAGCAGGTTCGGTGACACTTCTAGCGGGTTCAGTGGCACTTCTAGCGGGTTCGGTGGCACTTCTAGCAGGTTCGGTGACACTTCTAGCAAGTTCGGTGGCACTTCTAGCGGGTTCGGTGGCACTTCTAGCGGATTCGGTGACACTTCTAGCAAGTTCGGTGGCACTTCTAGCGGGTTCGGTGGAACTTTTAGCGGATTTGGTGACACTTCTAGCAAGTTCGGTGGCACTTCTAGCGGGTTCGGTGGCACTTCTAGCAGTTTCGGTTGCACTTCTAGCGGGTTTGGTGGCACTTCTAGCGGGTTCGGTAGCACTTCTAGCGGGTTCGGTGGCACTTCTAGCGGGTTCGGTGGCACTTCTAGCGGGTTCGGTGGCACTTCTAGCAGGTTCGGTGGCACTTCTAACAGATTCGGTGGCACTTCTAGCGGGTTCGGTGGCACTTCTAGTGGGTTCGGTGGCACTTCTAGCGGGTTCGGTGGCACTTCTAGCGGGTTCGGTGGAACTTCTAGCAGGCTCGGTGGCACTTCTAGCAGGTTCGGTGGCACTTCTAGCAGGTTCGGTGGCACTTCTAGCGGGTTCGGTGGAACTTTTAGCGGATTTGGTGACACTTCTAGCAAGTTCGGTGGCACTTCTAGCGGGTTCGGTGGCACTTCTAGCAGTTTCGGTTGCACTTCTAGCGGGTTTGGTGGCACTTCTAGCGGGTTCCGTAGCACTTATAGCGGGTTCGGTGGCACTTCTAGCGGGTTCGGTGGCACTTCTAGCGGGTTCGGTGGCACTTCTAGCGGGTTCGGTGGCACTTCTAGCGGGTTCGGTGGCACTTCTAGCGGGTTCGGTGACACTTCTAGCGGGTTAAGTGGCACTTCTAGCGGGTTCGGTGGCACTTCTAGCGGGTTCGGTGACACTTCTAGCGGGTTAAGTGGCACTTCTAGCGGGTTCGGTGGCACTTCTAGCGAGTTCAGTGGCACTTTTACCTTCCGTCATAGCTTTACCAATTGGGTTATCTCTAACAAGTGTGTGATCTCAGAGAAATATTTTGCTTCTAATAAAAGCATTTTAGATATGATATAA